A portion of the Lolium rigidum isolate FL_2022 chromosome 1, APGP_CSIRO_Lrig_0.1, whole genome shotgun sequence genome contains these proteins:
- the LOC124690026 gene encoding uncharacterized protein LOC124690026, with amino-acid sequence MGEFDDYWARAYRGDPAVPHSDPQRLVSTWTGAFALGAAACVHHHASSLASNLKSLPHSWQDMTMILDQKRWKKILDKKQQQV; translated from the exons ATGGGCGAGTTCGACGATTACTGGGCGCGGGCGTACAGGGGCGACCCCGCCGTGCCGCACTCTGACCCGCAGAGGCTGGTCTCCACCTGGACCGGCGCCTTCGCCCTCGGCGCCGCCGCCTGCGTccaccaccacgcctcctccctcGCCTCCAACCTCAAGTCCCTCCCCCACAG CTGGCAAGACATGACAATGATACTCGATCAGAAGCGCTGGAAGAAAATTCTCGATAAGAAGCAGCAACAAGTTTAA
- the LOC124654950 gene encoding uncharacterized protein LOC124654950, which translates to MPHQRLGATQATSTGLPTSPRPCWEPHQAQNRSSPRWPKTVVADGQAAARDTLATPRPPPARPPMAGVAPTRGGAGEPPHHKDGPHPVGPSKRAGEGETATASTTRDFPGSSGRRRGRGRGGAETGEEATLRSPEGRGATGAEGESKTPWIFSLPSLSFEVSTSEGGINKGIISFCPGTARNELVMVSVTIDPLPPPEDWKTRVSPIYIPYPFLTAHHSSSHFDLLLDLSIPIIFFSIIVSVSNRLIMAATRALLLVVVSTATLLGTALGASYTVGAPGGSWDLKTNYTRWASGVKLYAGDQLRFQYTVAEHNVVEVTKSGYDACNGSNNTVATYLTGNDTIPLAAAGSRYFICSVPGHCAAGMKLQVNVSSQQTPPPPPPPPQQQCRMRRGKLRCNRPASPSSSAPAAAGVDRSAVAWLRLAAVVVAGLVLLC; encoded by the exons ATGCCGCACCAGCGGTTAGGCGCCACCCAGGCGACCTCGACGGGACTGCCCACCTCGCCACGGCCATGCTGGGAGCCGCACCAGGCCCAGAATCGGTCGAGCCCGAGGTGGCCCAAAACTGTGGTCGCCGACGGTCAGGCAGCAGCACGCGACACCCTCGCCACGCCACGACCGCCGCCCGCACGGCCCCCCATGGCGGGAGTTGCGCCAAcacgaggaggagccggcgagccTCCCCACCACAAGGACGGGCCCCACCCCGTCGGGCCCTCCAAGCGTGCGGGGGAAGGGGAGACCGCCACCGCTAGCACCACCCGAGATTTTCCCGGCAGCTCtggccggcgacgaggaagaggacggggcggGGCTGAGACGGGGGAGGAGGCGACTCTCCGGTCGCCCGAGGGGAGGGGGGCGACGGGAGCGGAAGGGGAGTCCAAAACTCCGTGGATATTTTCACTTCCTTCATTGTCCTTTGAGGTGTCGACTTCAGAGGGTGGCATCAACAAGGGCATCATCAGTTTCTGTCCTGGAACGGCCCGCAATGAACTCGTTATGGTGTCGGTCACCATAGATCCATTGCCG CCACCTGAAGATTGGAAGACCCGTGTGTCACCTATATATATTCCATATCCATTTCTTACAGCACACCACTCATCCAGCCATTTCGATCTCTTGCTCGATCTTTCAATTCCGATCATCTTCTTCTCGATCATTGTCAGTGTGTCTAATCGATTGATCATGGCCGCTACCAGAGCTCTCCTTCTTGTCGTGGTGTCCACGGCGACGCTGCTCGGTACGGCGCTCGGCGCCAGCTACACCGTCGGGGCGCCAGGAGGGTCGTGGGACCTCAAAACCAACTACACCCGGTGGGCTTCCGGCGTCAAGCTTTACGCCGGCGACCAGCTCCGCTTCCAGTACACCGTGGCGGAGCACAACGTGGTGGAGGTCACCAAGTCTGGCTACGACGCCTGCAACGGCTCCAACAACACTGTGGCGACGTACCTGACCGGCAACGACACAATCCCACTCGCCGCTGCGGGCAGCCGGTACTTCATCTGCAGTGTCCCCGGGCACTGCGCCGCCGGCATGAAGCTACAAGTGAACGTGAGCTCgcagcagacgccgccgccaccaccgccgccgccgcagcagcaatGCCGAATGCGAAGGGGCAAGTTGCGGTGCAACCGGCCAGCATCTCCGTCGAGCTCTGCCCCGGCAGCGGCTGGCGTTGATCGGTCTGCGGTGGCGTGGCTCAGATTGGCAGCCGTCGTGGTTGCAGGTCTCGTGCTCCTTTGCTAG
- the LOC124690015 gene encoding transcription factor ILR3-like — translation MSLPPADGGDDWFLHCGILEDLPAAACGAFPWDASASSSNPSAEVGSYVNNPDVSKDSGSNKRLRSGPCGRPTSKACREKVRRDKLNDRFLELGTTLDPGKPVKADKAAILSDATRMVTQLRAEAQQLKDTNGSLEDKIKELKAEKDELRDEKQKLKLEKEALEHQMKLMAATPAYMPHPSMMASPFAQAPMAPFHPHGQVPGQKLMMPFVGYPGYPMWQLMPPSEVDTSKDNEACPPVA, via the exons atgtCTCTCcctccggcggacggcggcgacgacTGGTTCCTCCACTGCGGCATCCTCGAggacctcccggccgccgcctgcGGCGCCTTCCCCTGggacgcctccgcctcctcctccaacccAAG TGCAGAAGTAGGCAGCTATGTGAACAATCCAGATGTCTCCAAGGATTCTGGCAGCAACAAACG CTTAAGGTCAGGGCCCTGCGGTAGGCCGACATCTAAAGCTTGTAGGGAAAAAGTGAGAAGGGACAAGTTGAATGACAG GTTTCTTGAATTGGGCACTACTTTGGATCCTGGTAAGCCTGTAAAAGCTGACAAAGCCGCTATCCTAAGTGATGCTACTCGCATGGTTACTCAGCTTCGTGCTGAGGCGCAGCAGCTAAAGGATACTAACGGAAGTCTTGAAGACAAGATTAAGGAGCTCAAG GCAGAGAAGGATGAACTCCGAGACGAGAAGCAGAAGCTGAAACTAGAGAAAGAGGCTTTAGAGCACCAGATGAAACTTATGGCTGCAACTCCAGCCTATATGCCTCATCCCAGCATGATGGCCTCCCCATTCGCGCAGGCACCAATGGCGCCCTTCCATCCCCATGGGCAAGTTCCGGGACAGAAACTGATGATGCCCTTCGTTGGTTACCCAGGATATCCGATGTGGCAGTTGATGCCGCCCTCTGAAGTTGACACCTCAAAGGACAATGAAGCATGCCCACCGGTTGCTTGA